In Melitaea cinxia chromosome 11, ilMelCinx1.1, whole genome shotgun sequence, a genomic segment contains:
- the LOC123657656 gene encoding lipid droplet localized protein-like, whose product MPASQRFDLVIFGASGFTGKRVVNELARIGKNYPDLTWAVAGRSQSKLEGVLRDVSEKSGDDLSNIKIIADADGNDEASIKGMCAQAKVLINCSGPFTKFGEVVVAACVEFKTHYLDVCGETQFIELLEEKYDKTAREAGVFIINACGLSSIPADVGVQFLEENFGGTLNSVESYLITYFPPRMMSEIFNGIVRYSSWESLITRYILHTFLIVAAVHLKEIGKQPSFNLEPELKQRCLLHKNLSKWCLPFPGADSFVINRTQRHLLSLEGKRPVQYKPYVAFPGFLTAIGTIIGCIFLFILCKIPCTKRLLLNYPRLCSFGAVTYGDPKEGAMDESKFQYEMLGMGWNEGTDLGKAPDKKVVARISVTGLDPAYTSTAITIIFSAITILKERDKMPAAGGVVTGGVAFRKTSIVKRLQENNIKFEIVKSSE is encoded by the exons ATGCCGGCATCCCAGCGCTTCGACCTAGTAATATTTGGCGCTTCTGGATTCACCGGCAAGCGTGTCGTGAATGAACTAGCTAGGATCGGCAAAAATTATCCAGATTTAACATGGGCTGTAGCTGGGCGGAGCCAAAGTAAGCTGGAGGGAGTCCTACGTGACGTGTCCGAGAAATCTG gTGACGATttatcaaacataaaaataatcgcTGATGCCGACGGAAATGACGAGGCCTCCATCAAGGGAATGTGCGCTCAAGCGAAGGTTCTGATCAATTGTTCTGGACCATTTACGAAATTCGGGGAGGTCGTAGTCGCCGCTTGTGTCGAGTTCAAGACCCACTATCTTGACGTCTGTGGGGAAACTCAG TTTATTGAGTTATTAGAAGAAAAGTATGACAAGACAGCGCGTGAGGCGGGAGTTTTTATCATTAATGCCTGTGGTCTCAGCAGCATACCCGCTGATGTGGGAGTGCAGTTCTTGGAGGAGAATTTTGGCG GTACATTAAATTCCGTGGAatcttatttaataacttatttcCCACCGCGAATGATGAGTGAGATTTTTAACGGCATCGTCCGATATAGCAGCTGGGAGTCACTCATAACCAGGtacattttacatacatttttgat AGTTGCGGCGGTACATTTGAAGGAAATAGGGAAGCAACCTTCCTTCAACCTAGAACCAGAATTAAAACAGAG atGTCTCTTACACAAGAACTTAAGCAAATGGTGTCTTCCGTTTCCGGGCGCTGATAGCTTCGTTATTAATAGAacgcaacgccatctattatcGCTAGAGGGAAAACGTCCTGTTCAGTACAAACCTTACGTAGCATTTCCGGGTTTTTTAACCGCTATAGGAACTATTATTGGATGCATATTTCTCTTTATATTATGCAAAATTCCCTGTACGAaacgtttattattaaactatccGAGGCTGTGTTCCTTCGGTGCTGTGACATACGGAGATCCGAAGGAAGGAGCAATGGATGAGTCCAAATTCCAGTATGAAATGTTGGGGATGGGTTGGAATGAAGGAACCGACTTGGGAAAAGCGCCTGATAAAAAAGTTGTAGCAAGAATTAGC gtGACAGGCTTAGATCCAGCGTACACCTCAACAGCAATAACTATCATATTCTCAGCTATTACCATTTTGAAGGAGAGAGATAAAATGCCTGCCGC AGGCGGAGTCGTGACCGGTGGCGTCGCTTTCAGAAAAACTAGTATTGTAAAACGTTTACAagagaataatattaaatttgaaattgttaaaagttcagaatag